From Rhodamnia argentea isolate NSW1041297 chromosome 10, ASM2092103v1, whole genome shotgun sequence, a single genomic window includes:
- the LOC125312632 gene encoding uncharacterized protein LOC125312632: MLKDPSDLNLLQFHTVIRPFGDSFDDALRVVRVLNKIVNNYWRGSWISYSAAPRQVKDLWWNEFKAHELGMEPTYFATFERTFQKKDKTWTNNRAKCIKVCKVMYF; this comes from the exons ATGCTGAAGGACCCATCCGACTTGAATCTACTTCAATTCCAC ACCGTGATAAGGCCATTTGGAGATTc ATTCGACGACGCTCTGCGGGTGGTGCGGGTACTTAATAAAAttgtgaataactattggagggggTCGTGGATTAGTTATAGTGCCGCTCCAAGACAAGTGAAGGATTTGTGGTGGAatgagttcaag gcacatgaaTTGGGGATGGAGCCGACGTATTTCGCTACATTTGAGcgaacatttcaaaaaaaagataagacatggactAACAACCGAGCGAAATGTATTAAGGTATGTAAGGTTATGTACTTTTGA